A stretch of DNA from Pagrus major chromosome 22, Pma_NU_1.0:
AAGAAAGCAAACACTTTGGGCTCCAACACTTACCTCTTCATAGTTTTTGGCCTCCACACCGTGCTTCATGTCCAGATTGACCAGCTGGTCAGGCACTCTTCCAGTCCCTGATCAAAAGGAGCACAAATTTTAGTATCATATGCAGTTACCTGTGTTAAATTGTTTACTCACTGAACTACGTAACCCTCGTTTAGTTTCAGAATCAAAAAAACCTTCATTGACAACCTAAGAAACTTCCCCATatttcaattaatcatttatctgTGTGAATCATTATGAGTTTCCAGTCATTGCTTTATAACTAACTAATTTCCAGACATTCACATCTCTAATTTAATACGTTAATATCATAAACATGCAACATTTCCATCTTCTTTGCTCTTGCTGATGGTTAACACAAATTAATTGTCTTCATGTAAATCTgtcagtgacagaaaaatgacattGCATCTGGTGAGTgtgtctcaaaaaaaaaaaagtaattggGGATTAACACACTTACCCATGGGTGATTTGCTCTCGAAGCACACCTCGAACATGTCATAGTCCTCTGTGGTGAACGCAAACTTTCCTTTTGTTGCATCTTCCTTGGAGTAAAGAGTGTGGCTGGAGGAATCTGTGATCTGCAGAATTAACAAGGAAATGATGTAAATATTAACTGTATTGCTGAATCAATGAGTCTATTGACAATATTTCAATATTCACTGGTCCCAGCATCTCAAATATTTAGATTTTGCTACATAAAATGATCAATTAAAGAATTTCAGCTTTCTTGAGCTCTGGGGGAATTATGTCAAGCCTGTTAATATGTCATTTACTAGATTACAATGTTATTGAAAAAACATAATCAACAGCTCAAATCATGTTATTAAACCAAAATTCAGCCCAAACAGACTGCATTAACCTTCTTAATACCAGCATGCCATCAATATTAGTTTCAATGCAGCAGCtgttaaagcaaaacaaacaaacaaacaaaaaatacagaatcttttttattaaaattcaattagttaataaaaatgttagGGTAGAAGTCCCTGCGTGATGAATGAATAAGACAAAACACCctattaattaaaataacagtGCACAAAGCTGTCGTTGACATGTATCATAAGTGGCTAATATGCTAATGTCGCTAGCTTGAGGCTGCCAGTTGAATGGACAGTAAGACTGACGtgtaacagcagcagaggcGAGCCGATGATACATACGAGATTACTTGACACAATACAACACACAATACTTGTGAAATTAACACCCGCAAACGTTAATACATGTTATGTCCATTAGTGTCAGGCTACTGTGAGTTTATGTCAAAATACATACTTAAAGATAATGCAAGCAAGCgctgacgttagctagctagctaattagccAAAACCAGGAAGACGAGTTTTTCGGGGCCTAGGTTAGCTACAGTGCTAACAACAGTTGTCACAAATTTCAGCCACACTCCACCAACAGTTCACGCTATATTTAACACAAGCTGTGGATTTGTCGCGTAGCAGCTAGTGTGCGTCAACATAGATGTTACCGGCCACTTCGGCCTCAACACAAGCTGGCTacgttagctgtgcagctagccgCAGGTCTGTGCTCACCTTCAGATTAGTTTTGGTGTTCGCCTGTTCGCTTATTTCATACTCCCCCGTGACGAGGACGTCTTTGTGGATCTCCTCTCGTAAGCACTTTCTTGAGTTGACcggtaaaaagaaagaaatggaaaatacagATTCAATGAGAACCGGTAACAGCAGTAGCGCAGCGAGTCGAGCCATGGCTACCCtcaaccaaccgaccaaccagcCCGTGCCAGGCAGCCACCGAGCTTAACGCCGAGTTCCAACTCACACTGCCGGCTTGACCGGAGCCTCCAGCGCCGCCGCTGGCCTGGAGGTAGAACTACACTCCCTCTCCCACTTAATGGTGAGTTCACTCAGTTTAAAGAGCCTCTGGCTGTTTGGGTCGTTGccttttgaaaaatataaaagtaagacaagcctcttttttttttttacctgggATTGGCACAActttcaaccacatctcacTGTCTTCCTCAGCAAATACAGTTTGTACAcgattagagctgcaacaattaatagCCAGGTATTTTGATATTGCAGCAAGTGGCACTCAAGGCCCAAAGTTAATGGGAGTACCCCCCCCTGAATTAGTGTCTGTAAGACATGAACAGACACTGCTAACTCAATGGGGACCACCGGAGGCATCCAAGTGGGACTCCAATACCAGGCTGTTACAGATTTCTGCTGGTACGCCCTAAAGACTGGACCCCTGGGAAAGCAGAAGTGGAGCACGCCACATATGTAACAGCTGTTGGGGACGCTACATAAATGCAACAACAAGGACAACAGAATGAGTGGACGCCAGAGAGGCAGCACTCAAAGTCTTCTTCCAAGAGGTAATGGATGGGTGGGGAAAGATCAGGGAGGACGTTCACATCCGACACCAGAAACCTTAAACAGACACAGGGGTTAAAATCCAACACATGACCAAAGTTGCACACATGACCTAGCTTAATTTGCTGAACACTACAGTGAGAGGCAGTTGAACCCTTTGAAAGCTTGTGATCAGACCTTTGAGCTTACTTTATTACAGATAGTGACATGCTTTGTAGTCTTGAACTTTGCAGCTTGTTGTATTCAGGTATCACACTGCAGTGTTTACACACTTAATTTGAGTTATCAGACCATTAAATAGGCATTAGTAGTAGTAATGACCTACTACAGATGTGATAATAACGCCTGCTCACTGGTCTGATAACACCAAATCAGGTGGTTTACACCAGGTGTACTTGTAGTCACAAGCAGATAATTTTACAAAACAagtgaaccacacacacaagaccCCTTTGGGACAACCAAAGTTTCTGGTTTTGAGAAGATCTGAGTGGGGCCCTCACTGAGACTATAGTATATTTATGACCTGAGGCCCTCTAGTGGGTCAAAAAGGCCATATTCCTAAGTGGCAGAGTATGGGTATTCATGTGCAATGGTCATGGTagtgaaaaccaaaaaaagaaagatcagGGGCTCTCGTTATTTTACTGTCGATAATAGACAAATACCTGTTTGCAAGTTCTTGACACCAGTTAAATCCAGTCATTAGTCCAGGTCTCAGGTAAGctccaagtcatttttttcttgggcaagtcaagtcacaGGTTGTGTCAAGTCATGTCACTTTCCCCCACCTGAAAAACtgcagtcttacctgcagtatccGGTCTGTATGAAGTGAAAAGATAAGGTATTAGTACCTGTCAAATAATGAGATTATTAAGTGAGATTTAGTGAAATGTCATCATACAAGGAACTTTGTAAAAGATTATTTATTTCTCAATCAGAAATTTCCCCTCCCTGTCACACTGAAACAGGGAAATACTGACAGACAACAAAACACTAAGCcgaaaaactaaaaataaacacaaaagtaaTTCGAGTCATCATGTTGGGTCTCAAGTCATTTACTTCTTTTGAGAGAAAAAGTtacaagtcatcaaaacagtgacattACTTGACTCAAGTCCACGACACAGTGATTACAGTTCACATCTTTTTCACCAAACTGGCTCCGGTCATTCATCCGGTTCCGTTCAGGATTCTTTGGACCTTGATGCGAGCGAAGTTTGGAACGTAGCTATTGTAATCACTGATGTGCCATCAATGGAGGGAGCTGCACAATGCACAACAGAAGTAAAAGGTAGTAGCAAAATGGCGGATTGCATTGATTACCTGCAGGCGTTTGTTCTTTTATTAcagatctttgttttttattttaaaaaaacaagcaagttCTCACCTGActtctgcttcctctttttattaaaagtacTATATTATAAAagtattatattaaaataatactgcgCTACATTTAGGATATATCCACTATATGCACAATGCACACTGTAGTATAtctggatattttgaaatctcctaaAAAGCACCTCATAAATACTACGACTGGGTGACAAGATCAAATATCACAACATGTTTGGCCAAACCTAGATATCAGTATTGTAgtgatgactattggtacttaaaacaaaataataacacaatgaGATGTTTGATagataatcatcagtaatgtggttGTAATGACTACgtgggtaaagacaagtctTAAAAACAAGTAcaagtctggtaagttcagaaaattaacATCACTTTACAGTAAAGCAGCCttataaaacaggaaaagacaacacttatgtcatatgAAGATATATCCAAAATCCAGGACGATGTATAGTCTCAcatcatgataacaatatatatCAATACATTGCCTATAGTTGCTGTTTTATAGTCTAAAGTCTGACCTGTTATATAAGTCAGAGTTGGTCTCTGTAATGAAGATGGTTGTATGACCCTGTTTCATACCATATAGACTCTTGTGGACACACGCTTTAGCTGAATGAACAATGATTAATATACTTCTTTTGTTAAACCTGATAGAAGAGAGATATTTAGACAACAGCTGTAAGATTACAAATCATCCCTTTTCTTCTTGCTATAGATCTACACTTAAAATGTCTCTAATATTACAGTAACTGCACAGTAATCCATCCTGTATGCGATTGGTGAATCCGGGTTACGAAACAGCCATATCACGCTCAGTGTTGGCTGGGGTATTTTGAAAATCCCAAAAgctattatttttctgtcagcgGCTCAGGGATTACCCAATTACATATGATAGAGCTGTCCAGTTTCCAGGGA
This window harbors:
- the tmed10 gene encoding transmembrane emp24 domain-containing protein 10, which encodes MARLAALLLLPVLIESVFSISFFLPVNSRKCLREEIHKDVLVTGEYEISEQANTKTNLKITDSSSHTLYSKEDATKGKFAFTTEDYDMFEVCFESKSPMGTGRVPDQLVNLDMKHGVEAKNYEEIAKVEKLKPLEVELRRLEDLSESIVNDFAYMKKREEEMRDTNESTNTRVLYFSIFSMCCLIGLATWQVFYLRRFFKAKKLIE